A segment of the Streptomyces sp. NBC_00376 genome:
GGACGACATGTCCTCGACGGAGGTACGGCTGGCCGTCCTGGACTCACCGGCGCGGGCGCGTGCCTTGTTGACCGTACGGGCCGCGATCTCCTCGGCCCGTTCCTCGCTGACCCCGCGCTCCTGCGCGCTCTCCTTGATGTGCTCGTACTGCCGTTCCCGCTTGGCGTTGGATCCGCGTGGCATGGTGCAGTCACCCCTTTCTCCGGGACCTGCCCCGGGGCCAGGCGGCCCCTCCTCAGTCTCCCAGCGCGCCCCCGGGCCCGCACGCCTGAGGCATGCGGGCCCGGGGGAGGGGGTACGGCGTCGCGCCGGTCCGTTCAGTAGCGCAGGGCCGCCGCGATACGTCCGTGCTCCGCGAGCGAGCCGTCCGGGAGGAAGACCACGTCGGTGCCGCTGTCCAGGGCCGCCTCGACGAGCTCG
Coding sequences within it:
- a CDS encoding plasmid stabilization protein, with the protein product MPRGSNAKRERQYEHIKESAQERGVSEERAEEIAARTVNKARARAGESRTASRTSVEDMSSSRRGGLRSHSGAEGPTRDQLYEEAKKKNILGRSSMTKAELARAVGR